Below is a genomic region from Actinomadura sp. NAK00032.
GCATCCCGGCGCCGACGATCAGCAGCGCGAGCCCGGCGAGGCAGCCGTCCCCCAGCGAGAACGCCCACAGCCCGCGGGCCGCGACCTCCTCCCCGGCGTCGGCGGCGACGACCGGCAGACCGGCCGCGACCAGCGCCACGCCGGCCCGCCGGCGCGGCACCGGCAGGCGCGGGATCAGCGCCAGGGCGCCGAGGGCCAGGGCGAGCACCGCGGTCCCCGGCCAGCCGCCCGCCCAGCGCGGCGGGACGCGGTGCGGCGCCGGGACGGTGATCGCGTGCTTGGGCAGCCGGACCCGGATCCGCATGCCCTCGTGCGGGGCGAGCCCGGTCTGGACGAAGTCGACGGCGTACGGCCCGTCGCGGTCGCGCAGGCACCGGGTCGACGCGTCGGGGGCGCCCGCCCGGCAGCCCACGCGCCGCAGCGGGACCGGCGCCTCGACGCGCACCGCCGCGTTCCCGATCGGGACGTCCCAGGCCGTCCCGATCGCGTCCCACTCCAGCTCGTCGTGGCCGGGGCGCGGGGTGAACGCCCACCTGACCTCGTACTCCAGCACGTACGCCTGCCGCCCGCGGACCTCGCGGTGCCGGTCCCCGACGCTGATCCGCACGTCGCGCAGGAACCGCGTCATCCGAACGCGGGACGGCGCGCCGGTGGAGGAGCTGGTGCGCACGTTCCGCACGTCGTAGACCCGGTCGCCGCGCCGGAACGGCACATGCCGGACGATCCCGTGCTCGCTCCGGTCGAAGTCGTAGGTGATCGTCTCCCGGACGTGCAGGACCCCGTCGGCGCCGATCCGCAGCACCACGTCGTAGGTCGGGATGCGCTCCCCGGCGGCGCGGGCGGGGGCGGGCAGCACGAGCACGAGGATCAGCAGCAGGAGGCCCGCGAAGATCACGCGCCCCCGGACACGGCCACGCACGTCAGGCATGGTTCCACGGGTGCTCATGATCGTGTCGGCACAACGGCGAGGCGCACCGGGAGATGAACGTCCGGTCACTGCTAAGTTATCGCTCGCTAACCCCCCGAAGAACTGAGCCTGGAGGGACCTATGCGGCGATTCGCTGCAGTAGCCCTGACCGCCGGCACCCTGATGGCCGGCATGGCCGCCGTGGGCGCCCCCGCCGAGGCGGCCGCCGCCAAGAGCTGGAAGCCCATCAACTCCTACGGCAGCATCGACGCCTGGGGCACCTACACCCGCAGCGGCGGCAAGACCTACGTCAAGGGCTACCTCCGCGACACCAAGAAGAACGGCTGGACCGCCTGCGTGCGGTTCCTGTTCACCGAGGGCAACAAGAAGTACTGGTCGCGCTTCAAGATCATCGGCGTGACGTCCGGCGGCGCGAAGTACAACTACGACGGCAAGGCGACCGTCAAGATCAGCGTCAGCTCCAGCTACAGCAGCCACCTGTGGGTGCAGGAGTGCGGCCGGAACAAGAAGACCGGCAAGTACTACTACGGCAAGGGCAAGAAGCTCTTCTGAGCCGCTCGCTCTGCCTGCCGACACAGGCCCCGCCCGGCCCGGCGGGGCCTTCGCGCTTTCTCCGGGCCCGCCGGTGCGGAGCGGCCGTTTTCGGCCAGGAGGCCCGGGGCGCCCGGCCCTCCGGTGTCAGTCGTTCTGGGCGGCGTCCGAGTCGTTCTTCGTGAGGGACGGCTTGGGGGCGGGCTCGGCCGGGGCGGCGGGGGCCTCAGTGGGGTCCGCAGGGGCCTCAGCGGGCTCGTCCTGCGTCGCGGGAGCCGTCTCCTTGGTGAGGGAGAGCTTGGCCTGATCGGCGTCGGAGGCGGCCGTTGCGGACTCTCCCGCCTCGTCCGGCTCGTCCGGCTCGTCGTCGTCGGTGAGGAGGACGCCGACCACGGCGCGGATCTTGTCGACGGGCACGGCGCCGGCCCGCAGCAGGCGCGGGACGGGGCCGGTCAGGTCGAGGATCGTGGAGGGGTCGGCATGGCCCGACACGCCGCCGTCCAGGTAGACGGAGATGGAGTCGCCGAGCATCTTCTCGGCCTCGTCGATGTTGCGGGCCGCGGGCTGCCCGCTCAGGTTCGCGCTGCTCACGGCCAGCGGGCCGGTCTCCTTCAGCAGCTCCACCGCCAGCTCGTGCATCGGCATCCGGACGGCGACGGTGCCCTTGGTCTCGCCGAGGTCCCACATGAGGTTCGGGTTCGCGCGGCACACCAGCGTCAGGGCGCCCGGCCAGAACTCGTCGATGAGGTCCTGCCCGTAGACGCCGAGGTCGTCCACCAGGGCGGTCGCGGCCCGCACCGAGCCGACCAGGACCGGCGGGGGCATCTCCCGGCCGCGGCCCTTGGCCTCCAGCAGCTTCGTCACGGCGGGCGCCACGAACGCGTCCGCGCCCACCCCGTACACGGTGTCGGTCGGCAGGACGATCAGCTCGCCGCGCCGGACGGCCGACACGGCCTCCGCGATCCCGCGCGTGCGCTCCATCGGCTCTGAGCAGTCATAACGTCGGCTCACGATCGCCCGTCTTCCCATCTCGCGCGGCGCTCATCGGATTGGCACCGCCCAGGATAGCGGGGGTCCGCGCAGGCCCGGCCGGTCGCGAGGCGGGGCTGACCGGGTGCGGGACGGGGCTAGTCGGTGGCGAGGCGGGCGGTGACGAAGCGGTCCCGGTTGGTGAGGTCGCGGCGGTTGCGGACGTCCCGCCAGCCGTTCTCCTCGGCGAACACCCAGTAGACCGCGTTGCCCTGCAGGTCGCTGTGCTCGACCGCGACGTAGCCGCCGGGGCGCAGCAGCCGCCGGGCGGTGCGCTCGACCACCCGGATCGCGTCCAGGCCGTCGTCGCCGCCGCCCCACAGCGCGTCCGCCGGGTCGTGGTCGCGGACGTCCGGCGGAACGTACTCCCACTCGCTCATCGGGATGTACGGGGGGTTGCTGACGACCAGGTCGACGGTGCCGTCCAGCTCGGGCAGCGCGGTGGCGAAGTCGTCCAGGTGCAGCCGGACGCGGCCCCGCTCGTCCAGCTCCTCGATGTTGCGGGTGGCGTGCACGAACGCGGTCGGGTCCTTTTCCACCGCGTGCACGCGCGCGCGAGGCGCCTCCAGCGCGATCGACAGCGCGATCGCCGCCGAGCCGGTGCCGAGGTCGACGACGAGGGGGTCGCGGACGTCCATGTCGCGCAGCGTCTCCAGCGCCCAGCCGGCCATCACCTCGGTCTCCGGGCGCGGGACGAACACCCCCGGCCCGACCTTCAGCTCCAGGTAGCGGAAGTAGGCGCGGCCGGTGATGTGCTGCAGCGGCTCCCCCGCCTCGCGGCGCGCGACGAACTCCCAGAACCGGGCGTCGAACGCGCTGTCGGGGACGCCGTGCAGCTCCGAGCGCCGCACCTCGTGCACGGCCGCCGCGAGCTCCTCGGCATCGGCGCGCGGCGAGGCGGCGCCCGCGTCGGCGAGGCGCGCGGTCGCCCTGGCGATCTCGTCGAGCAGCAGGTTCATGACTCCGTCTTCCGAGGGGGGACGACCCCCCACGCCCCCCGATTCGCTCCGCTCATGATTTTTGGGCTTCGGCCAGTCGTCGTTCCATGTCGGCGTCGACCAGCGCCTGCGTGACGTTGTGGAGGTCCCCGTCCAGCACCTGGTCGAGGTTGTAGGCCTTGTAGCCGACGCGGTGGTCGGAGATGCGGTTCTCGGGGTAGTTGTAGGTGCGCACCCGCTCGGAGCGGTCGACGGTGCGGACCTGGCTCTTGCGCTCGGCCGCCGCGGCGGCGTCGGCCTCCTCCTGCGCCATCGCCAGCAGCCGCGACCGCAGGATGCGCAGTGCCTGCTCCTTGTTCTGGAGCTGGCTCTTCTCGTTCTGGCAGGACACGACGACGCCGGTCGGCAGGTGCGTGATGCGGACGGCGGAGTCGGTCGTGTTGACGCTCTGCCCGCCCGGCCCGGACGACCGGTACACGTCGATGCGCAGGTCGTTCGGGTCGATCTGGACGTCGACGTCCTCGGCCTCGGGGGTCACCAGGACGCCGACCGCGCTGGTGTGGATGCGGCCCTGCGACTCGGTCGCGGGCACGCGCTGCACGCGGTGCACGCCGCCCTCGTACTTCAGCCGCGTCCAGACGCCTTCCTCGGCGTTGCCCTTGGCCTTCACCGCGACGGTGACGTCCTTGTAGCCGCCGAGGTCGGACGGGTGCGAGTCGATGACCTCGGTCTTCCAGCCGATGCGCTCGGCGTACCGCAGGTACATGCGCAGCAGGTCGCCGGCGAACAGCGCGGACTCCTCGCCGCCCTCCCCGGCCTTCACCTGCAGGATGACGTCCTTGGAGTCGCTCGGGTCGCGCGGGACGAGCAGCCTGCGCAGCCGCTCCTCCAGGTCTTCGCGACGCTTGTCGAGGTCGTCGGCCTCGGCGGCGAACGCCGGGTCCTCACCGGCGAGTTCGCGGGCGGTGGCCAGGTCGTCCTGCGTGGCCGCCAACTCGCGCCGGGTCTCGACGATCGGCCGCAGCTCCGCGTACCGCTTGCCGAGCTTGCGCGCCAGCGCCTGGTCGGCATGGACGGACGGGTCGGCGAGCCGTTCCTCGATGCCCGCGTATTCGCTGATCAGATCGTCGAGATTCACGCTGTGTCCTGACCCGTTCCGGCCGGCGTGGCCGCCGCGGCCGATCCCGGCCCGCAGACGGCGGCCGTCCCCGGTTGCCGACTTCGAAAGGCCCGGGGACCGCGAGTGTCCCCGGGCCGTTCCTGGTATGTGCGCGGCGCCCTACTTGCCGGCCTTCTTCTTGCCGAAGCGCTGCTCGAAGCGCGCCACCCGGCCGCCGGTGTCGAGGATCTTCTGCTTGCCCGTGTAGAACGGGTGGCAGTTCGAGCAGACGTCCGCGTGGATCACGCCGTTCTCGGCGGTGCTGCGGGTCTCGAAGGTGTTGCCGCACGTGCACGTCACGGTCGTGACGACGTAGTTCGGGTGGATGTCGGGCTTCATGGGTTCTCCTCGCCTCGGGCGGTCGCCGGGCGCCCGTCATGCTCGCATGGCCGGGCCATGGGAGATGTGAGGGGCGTGAACCGGTACCGCAGCGGTTGCACCTCAAGTGTGCCAGATACCCGAACGTGGCGAGGTCACCGGGCATTCCCGATCTTGGACGGGAGGCGCGGCCCGGTCACCCGGCGGCGCGTCCCAGATAGGCCAGGACCGCCATCACCCTGCGGTGGCCGCCCTGCGCCGGCTGCAGGTGCAGCTTCATGAAGATGTTGGAAATGTGCTTCTCCACGGCGCCCTCGGTGACGACGAGGTCCGCCGCGATCGCCCCGTTGGAGCGCCCCTGCGCCATCAGCCCGAGCACCTCCCGCTCGCGCGGCGTCAGCGACTCCAGCGGGTCGTCGCTGCGGCGCCGGCCGAGCAGCTGGCCGATCACCTCCGGGTCGATCACCGTCCCGCCGGCCGCGATGCGGCGTACCGCGTCGATGAACTCGGCGACGTCCGCGACCCGCTCCTTCAGCAGGTAGCCGACGCCCTCGGCGCCGCCGCCGATCAGGTCCGTCGCGTACCGCTCCTCCACGTACTGCGACAGGACGAGGATCGGCGTGCCCGGCCGCCGCTCCCGGACGGCGAGCGCCGCGCGCAGCCCCTCGTCGGTGAACGATGGCGGCATCCGGACGTCCACGATGGCGAGGTCGGGGGCGTGCTCCTCGACGATGCCGAGCAGCCCCGGGCCGTCCCCGACGGTCGCCGCCGTCTCGATCCCGGCGTCGCCGAGCAGCCGGACGAGCCCTTCCCGCAACAGCACCGAATCCTCGGCGATCACTACCCGCATCGCCCCATTATCGTGCCCCCGGCCCGGCTCGCCGATCCGCGGGCCGAGCCAGGAGCCGGCGGTCGCCGGGGGCGCCGTCACCAGGTGCAGGGCAGGTCCGCGCGGATGATCGTGGGGCCGCCGGGCGGGCTGTCCACGATGAGCATCCCGTCGATCGTCGCGGCCCGGTCGGCGAGCCCGGCGAGGCCGCCGCCGCGGCGGGCGGTCGCGCCGCCCACCCCGTTGTCGATCACCTCGACGACCACCCAGCGGTCGTCGCGGGCCACCCGGACCGACACCTGCGTCGCGCGGGCGTACTTCGCGACGTTCGCCAGCGACTCGGCGACGATGAAGTAGGCGATGCTCTCGACCGCCGCCGGCGGGCGCTCCGGCAGGTCGACGGTCACCTGGACGGGCACCGGGGCGCGGGCCGCGAGGCCCGACAGCGCCGGGTCCAGGCCGCGGTCGGTGAGGATCGCCGGGTAGATGCCGCGGGCCAGGTCGCGCAGCTCGGTGATGGCCTCCTTGGTGCCGGCGTGCGCCTGCTCGATCAGCGCCCGCGCGCCCTCGGGGTCCTCGTCGAGCTTGGCGCGGGCGCGCCCGATGTCCATCGCGACGGCCAGCAGCCGCTGCTGCGCGCCGTCGTGCAGGTCGCGCTCGATGCGGCGCCGCTCGAACTCGGCGGCGTCCACCCCGCGGGCACGGCTGGCCTGGAGGTGCTCGGTACGCCTGCGCAGCTCGACGTTCTCGGCCTGCGCGGGGCTCGGGCCGAGCAGCAGCGCGGCGAACACCGTGTGGCCGATCGCGAGCGCCCGCGTCACGTACATCGCCAGGGTGAGGAACACCAGCCCGATGACCATCACCGGGACGGCCTCCAGCGGGTTGCCCGCCCAGTACGAGACGAACCCGAGGTTGATCTCGGCGCCGCCGTCCACCGCCACGATCAGCGGCAGCCCCAGCGTCGTCGCCGTCGAGCCCCAGACCGCCGCGGACACGACGAACTCCACCAGCGTGACCGGGAACAGGAGGCCGAGGTAGAGGAGGTCCTTCCAGGTGCACGGGTCGCCCGCCATGCTCTTGAGCTTGGCCAGCGGATTGCGGGTCTCCGGCAGCCGCCGGTACGGATCCGGGACGCGGACGCCGAACGCCGCCCGGACGAGGCGGCGCTCCAGCATCGCGCCGAACCGCCACGCGACCATCAGCAGCGCCAGCAGCGGCACCCCGACCCAGATGATCAGCAGCCCGAGGGACAGCGACAGCCCGACGACGAGCGTGATGAACCAGCCGAGGCCGAACGCCATGCTCACGCCCAGGTAGAGCGCGGAGCGCCAGGTCACCGACGACCGCGCCATCGCCAGCGGCGCCCAGGAGCGGTTCAGGACGGACGGCGCGTCCCCGCCGCCGCGCGTCGCCGCGGCCCACCGTGTCGCGGCCCATCCCACGGCGCCGCCGCCGGGGTCTCTGCTCAGCTCGCCCACATCGTCCTCCGTGCCCGTTCCCAACCTACGATCCCAGCGTGCCGGGACGGAGCCGCGGCGACCATGACGCGCACCGGCGGATGGGGGGTGGGGCTAACCCCACCACGCCGGCCGCCACGGGCCCTGGCCTGCTTCTCGGACGAACGTGGAACGCCCCCGCCCGGTTTCCCGGACGGGGGCGTTCCACGCGTGCTCAGACCCGGATCAGACCCCGGATCAGGCCCCGATCAGGCCCCGCTCAGGCCCGCGCCGGGCGCGATCAGCGGTCGTCGGAGACCGTGGTCTTCTGCACCTGGAGCAGGAACTCGGCGTTGGACTTGGTCTCCTTCATCTTCTCGATGAGGAGCTCCAGCGCCTGCTGCGTGTCGAGCGCGTGCAGCACCCGGCGCAGCTGCCAGACGACCCGCAGCTCCTCCGGAGCCATCAGGATCTCCTCCTTGCGGGTGGAGGACTGGTCGACGTCCACCGCCGGGAAGATCCGCTTGTCGGCCAGGCTCCGGTTGAGCTTCAGCTCCATGTTGCCGGTGCCCTTGAACTCCTCGAAGATGACCTCGTCCATGCGGGACCCGGTCTCCACCAGCGCGGTGGCGAGGATCGTCAGCGAGCCGCCGTTCTCGATGTTGCGCGCCGCGCCGAAGAACCGCTTCGGCGGGTACAGGGCCGTCGAGTCGACACCACCGGACAGGATCCGGCCGGACGCCGGCGCCGCCAGGTTGTAGGCCCGGCCCAGGCGGGTGATCGAGTCGAGCAGCACGACGACGTCGTGGCCCAGCTCGACGAGCCGCTTGGCGCGCTCGATCGCCAGCTCCGCGACCGTGGTGTGGTCCTCGGCGGGACGGTCGAAGGTCGAGTGGATGACCTCGCCCTTCACCGTCCGCTGCATGTCGGTGACCTCTTCCGGACGCTCGTCCACCAGGACGACCATCAGGTGGCACTCCGGGTTGTTCTTGGTGATCGCGTTCGCGATCGCCTGGAGCACCATGGTCTTGCCGGCCTTCGGCGGCGACACGATCAGCCCGCGCTGGCCCTTGCCGATCGGCGACACCAGGTCGATGATCCGCGTGGTCAGGACGCCGGGGTCGGACTCCAGCCGCAGCCGCTCCTGCGGGTACAGCGGGGTCAGCTTGGTGAAGTCGACGCGGCCCTTGGCCTGCTCCGGCTCCATCCCGTTGACGGTGTCGAGGCGGACCAGCGCGTTGAACTTCTCGCGCCGCTCGCCCTCGCGCGCCTGCCGGACGGCACCGGTGATCACGTCGCCCTTGCGGAGGCCGTTCTTGCGGACCTGCGCCAGCGACACGTACACGTCGTTCGGACCGGGCAGGTAGCCGGTCGTCCGGACGAAGGCGTAGTTGTCGAGGATGTCGAGGATGCCCGCGACCGGGATGAGGACGTCGTCCTCGGTGATCACCGGCTCCTCGTAGCGCTCGCGGCCGCGGCCCCGGTTGCGCTCGCGGAACCGGCGCCCGCGCCGGCCCCGGCCGCTGCCGTCGTCATCGTCGTGCTGGCCGCCGCCCTGGTTCTGGCCGCCGCGCTGCCGTCCGCCGCCCTGGTCGCCGCGGTCGCCCCGCTCGCCGCGGTCATTGCGGTCGCCCCGCTCGCCCCGGTCACCGCGCTCGCCGCGCTCGCCCCGGTCGCGGCCCTCGCCGCGGTCCCGGCCGCCGCGCTGCCGCTGGCGTCCGCCGCCCTCGCGGCCGTCGCGGCCCTGGTCGCGCCCGCCGTCGCGGCCGCCCTGGGACTCGCCGTCCTCGGCGTTCTGGTCGCGGCCCTGCTCGCGCCCCTGATCACGGTTCTGGTCGCGGTGCTGCCGCTCGCCGCGTCCCTCACCGGCCCCCCGGTCCTGCCGCTCACCGCGCTGGCGGCCGCCCTGCCGGTCCGCCTTCTCGGCCTTCTCCGGCTTGTCGGCGGCCCGCTCGGGGGCCTCGCCGGCCGGCTTGTCGCTCTGCTTGTCCGACTGCTTGTCGGCCTGCTTGTCGGACGGGGCCTGCTCGGTCGCGGGCGCGGCGTCGGAGATCGTGACCTGGTCGTCGGAGACCTCGCGCTTGGCGGCCGCGGTGCGGGTCCGCCGGGGGCGCTCGGTCTTCGCCGGGGCAGCGGCTCCCTGCTCGCCCCCCGCCGAGCCCTGCTCCCCGCCGCCCTGCTTCTCCTGGATGGCGGCGATGAGCTGGCTCTTGCGCATCCCGGTCACGCCGGTGATGCCGAGGCTGGACGCGAGCGCCTTGAGCTCGGGCAGCACCATGGCCGACAGGCCGGTGCCCGAGCGGCGGCGCCGGGGGGTGGCGGACTCCGCGGCGGCCGGAGCGGCGTCGGCCACGGTTCCCGTGCTTGATGCGTCCGTAAGGAGTTCGCTGGATTCGCTCACTAAGGGTCCTTCCCAGGGAGCGGGCGTTGGCCGGCGTTCGGCCAGTCGACCCGGTGGTGCGGCCCGGCGGGGGCGCCGGGACGGGCTCCGCTGATCACGATGGAACCGGGATCGGCGTGTTCTGGGCACAGCCAGATGATGGACGGGACGTTCCGCTCGTGCGTGTCCCCGGTACCGCCACGTCCTGAGTTGTTGCGCTGGAATGCCTGACAACGGGATATCACGGTGTCGGGGAGCCTGGTACGCGGGACCGAAACGACCGGAGGGCCGAACAGGCGACGCGCGGCTGACGAGCACGCTGCCCCGAACGGGGCATCTGGTGCGGCATTCAGCCTAACATCACCAGGGCACACTGCTATTCCCCAGAGGTCGATGTCTTCGCATTTTACCTAGCGGGATCGTGCCGGAACCTGCACCGGCCGGAGCGCCGCGAAGGCCCCGCCCCCGGCGCCGCGATCAGGCCCGGACCTCGTGTTCTCCGGTCATGACGCGTGCGCCGCGGGTCGCGACGTCCAACGGGTGTATGTGCCAGCCTTTACCCACTTCGGGGACTACTGAATCAACTCGGGATGCGTTTGTGAAGGCCAGGACAGTCGGACCCGCCCCGGAAATCACCGCCGGGACGCCCGCGTCCCGCAAGGTCTTGACCAGTGCGGCGGACTCGGGCATGGCCGGCGCGCGGTAGTCCTGGTGGAGACGGTCCTCGGTCGCGTCCAGCAGGACGTCCTCCGCCATTCCCGCGGTGAGCGCGGCGACCAGCAGCGCGGCCCGCCCGGCGTTCGCGGCGGCGTCCCCGTGCGGGACGGCCTCCGGCAGCAGCCCGCGCGCCCGCTCGGTCGCCAGCCGCTGCTCGGGAACGACCGCGACGACCTCGGTGACCTGTGATTCCAGCCGGACCAGCCGCGGCCCGGCCGGCGTCGTCCAGGCGACGGTCAGGCCGCCCGCGAGGCACGGCGCGACGTTGTCGGGATGCCCCTCGATCTCGGTGGCGAGGCGCAGCGCGGCGCCCTCGTCGAGCAGCGCCCCCGCCGGGTGCAGCGCGCGGGCCGCGACGATCGCCGCCACGATCGCGGCCGACGACGAGCCGAGCCCGCGGCTGTGCGGGATCGCGTTGCGGCAGCGCAGCCGGACCCCCGGCGGCCGGGACGGGCCGGATCCGGCCAGGTCATCGAGGACGTCGAAGGCGCGGCGCAGCACCTTCACGATGAGGTGCCGCTCGCCGCGGTCGGCGACCTCCGCGCCCTCGCCGTCCACCTCGATGGCCACCCCGCCGCCGGTCAACTCGACCTCGACCTCGTCGTGCAGGGTGAGCGCGAGGCCGAGCGTGTCGAAGCCGGGGCCCAGGTTCGCGCTGGTCGCGGGCGTCCGCACCAGCACCGGGCCCTCCGTCCACCCCACTTAGGTGAGGCCGAGTTCGGAGGCGGCGGAGTGCGCGTCCACCTTGATGGTGGTCGGCGCGGGGGCGCCGGAGATGGCCCAGTCGGGGTCCTTGAGGCCGTTGCCGGTCACCGTGCAGACGACCTTCGCGCCCGGGGCGACGACGCCCTGCTCGGTCGCCTGCAGCAGGCCCGCGACGCTCGCCGCGGAGGCGGGCTCGACGAAGACGCCCTCCTCGCGGGCGAGCAGCCGGTACGCGGCGAGGATCTGGCGGTCGGTGACCGAGTCGATCGCACCGCCCGACTCGTCGCGCGCGGCGACGGCCAGGTCCCAGGAGGCGGGGTTGCCGATGCGGATCGCGGTCGCGATCGTCTGCGGCTTCAGGACGGGCTCGCCCTTCACGAACGGCGCCGCCCCGCTGGCCTGGAAGCCCAGCATGCGCGGCGTCCTCGACGCCTCCCCGCCGGCGGCGTACTCCTGGTAGCCCATCCAGTACGCGGAGATGTTGCCGGCGTTGCCGACGGGCAGGCAGTGCACGTCGGGGGCGTCGCCGAGCGCGTCCACGATCTCGAAC
It encodes:
- the thrC gene encoding threonine synthase; the encoded protein is MNPNARAWRGLIEEYRDRLPVSDRTPVVTLLEGGTPLVPAHRLSQLTGCEVFLKVEGANPTGSFKDRGMTMAISKAAEDGAKAVICASTGNTSASAAAYAVRAGMTCAVLVPQGKIAMGKLAQALVHGARLLQVDGNFDDCLELARKLSVDYPVALVNSVNKYRLQGQKTAAFEIVDALGDAPDVHCLPVGNAGNISAYWMGYQEYAAGGEASRTPRMLGFQASGAAPFVKGEPVLKPQTIATAIRIGNPASWDLAVAARDESGGAIDSVTDRQILAAYRLLAREEGVFVEPASAASVAGLLQATEQGVVAPGAKVVCTVTGNGLKDPDWAISGAPAPTTIKVDAHSAASELGLT
- the rpmE gene encoding 50S ribosomal protein L31, producing MKPDIHPNYVVTTVTCTCGNTFETRSTAENGVIHADVCSNCHPFYTGKQKILDTGGRVARFEQRFGKKKAGK
- the rho gene encoding transcription termination factor Rho, translated to MSESSELLTDASSTGTVADAAPAAAESATPRRRRSGTGLSAMVLPELKALASSLGITGVTGMRKSQLIAAIQEKQGGGEQGSAGGEQGAAAPAKTERPRRTRTAAAKREVSDDQVTISDAAPATEQAPSDKQADKQSDKQSDKPAGEAPERAADKPEKAEKADRQGGRQRGERQDRGAGEGRGERQHRDQNRDQGREQGRDQNAEDGESQGGRDGGRDQGRDGREGGGRQRQRGGRDRGEGRDRGERGERGDRGERGDRNDRGERGDRGDQGGGRQRGGQNQGGGQHDDDDGSGRGRRGRRFRERNRGRGRERYEEPVITEDDVLIPVAGILDILDNYAFVRTTGYLPGPNDVYVSLAQVRKNGLRKGDVITGAVRQAREGERREKFNALVRLDTVNGMEPEQAKGRVDFTKLTPLYPQERLRLESDPGVLTTRIIDLVSPIGKGQRGLIVSPPKAGKTMVLQAIANAITKNNPECHLMVVLVDERPEEVTDMQRTVKGEVIHSTFDRPAEDHTTVAELAIERAKRLVELGHDVVVLLDSITRLGRAYNLAAPASGRILSGGVDSTALYPPKRFFGAARNIENGGSLTILATALVETGSRMDEVIFEEFKGTGNMELKLNRSLADKRIFPAVDVDQSSTRKEEILMAPEELRVVWQLRRVLHALDTQQALELLIEKMKETKSNAEFLLQVQKTTVSDDR
- a CDS encoding sensor domain-containing protein, producing MGELSRDPGGGAVGWAATRWAAATRGGGDAPSVLNRSWAPLAMARSSVTWRSALYLGVSMAFGLGWFITLVVGLSLSLGLLIIWVGVPLLALLMVAWRFGAMLERRLVRAAFGVRVPDPYRRLPETRNPLAKLKSMAGDPCTWKDLLYLGLLFPVTLVEFVVSAAVWGSTATTLGLPLIVAVDGGAEINLGFVSYWAGNPLEAVPVMVIGLVFLTLAMYVTRALAIGHTVFAALLLGPSPAQAENVELRRRTEHLQASRARGVDAAEFERRRIERDLHDGAQQRLLAVAMDIGRARAKLDEDPEGARALIEQAHAGTKEAITELRDLARGIYPAILTDRGLDPALSGLAARAPVPVQVTVDLPERPPAAVESIAYFIVAESLANVAKYARATQVSVRVARDDRWVVVEVIDNGVGGATARRGGGLAGLADRAATIDGMLIVDSPPGGPTIIRADLPCTW
- a CDS encoding L-threonylcarbamoyladenylate synthase, whose protein sequence is MSRRYDCSEPMERTRGIAEAVSAVRRGELIVLPTDTVYGVGADAFVAPAVTKLLEAKGRGREMPPPVLVGSVRAATALVDDLGVYGQDLIDEFWPGALTLVCRANPNLMWDLGETKGTVAVRMPMHELAVELLKETGPLAVSSANLSGQPAARNIDEAEKMLGDSISVYLDGGVSGHADPSTILDLTGPVPRLLRAGAVPVDKIRAVVGVLLTDDDEPDEPDEAGESATAASDADQAKLSLTKETAPATQDEPAEAPADPTEAPAAPAEPAPKPSLTKNDSDAAQND
- the prmC gene encoding peptide chain release factor N(5)-glutamine methyltransferase, whose product is MNLLLDEIARATARLADAGAASPRADAEELAAAVHEVRRSELHGVPDSAFDARFWEFVARREAGEPLQHITGRAYFRYLELKVGPGVFVPRPETEVMAGWALETLRDMDVRDPLVVDLGTGSAAIALSIALEAPRARVHAVEKDPTAFVHATRNIEELDERGRVRLHLDDFATALPELDGTVDLVVSNPPYIPMSEWEYVPPDVRDHDPADALWGGGDDGLDAIRVVERTARRLLRPGGYVAVEHSDLQGNAVYWVFAEENGWRDVRNRRDLTNRDRFVTARLATD
- a CDS encoding DUF2207 domain-containing protein — protein: MRGRVRGRVIFAGLLLLILVLVLPAPARAAGERIPTYDVVLRIGADGVLHVRETITYDFDRSEHGIVRHVPFRRGDRVYDVRNVRTSSSTGAPSRVRMTRFLRDVRISVGDRHREVRGRQAYVLEYEVRWAFTPRPGHDELEWDAIGTAWDVPIGNAAVRVEAPVPLRRVGCRAGAPDASTRCLRDRDGPYAVDFVQTGLAPHEGMRIRVRLPKHAITVPAPHRVPPRWAGGWPGTAVLALALGALALIPRLPVPRRRAGVALVAAGLPVVAADAGEEVAARGLWAFSLGDGCLAGLALLIVGAGMLCAHRRTPHSPHRLTPHRLNPRAPR
- the prfA gene encoding peptide chain release factor 1; amino-acid sequence: MNLDDLISEYAGIEERLADPSVHADQALARKLGKRYAELRPIVETRRELAATQDDLATARELAGEDPAFAAEADDLDKRREDLEERLRRLLVPRDPSDSKDVILQVKAGEGGEESALFAGDLLRMYLRYAERIGWKTEVIDSHPSDLGGYKDVTVAVKAKGNAEEGVWTRLKYEGGVHRVQRVPATESQGRIHTSAVGVLVTPEAEDVDVQIDPNDLRIDVYRSSGPGGQSVNTTDSAVRITHLPTGVVVSCQNEKSQLQNKEQALRILRSRLLAMAQEEADAAAAAERKSQVRTVDRSERVRTYNYPENRISDHRVGYKAYNLDQVLDGDLHNVTQALVDADMERRLAEAQKS
- the thrB gene encoding homoserine kinase, translating into MLVRTPATSANLGPGFDTLGLALTLHDEVEVELTGGGVAIEVDGEGAEVADRGERHLIVKVLRRAFDVLDDLAGSGPSRPPGVRLRCRNAIPHSRGLGSSSAAIVAAIVAARALHPAGALLDEGAALRLATEIEGHPDNVAPCLAGGLTVAWTTPAGPRLVRLESQVTEVVAVVPEQRLATERARGLLPEAVPHGDAAANAGRAALLVAALTAGMAEDVLLDATEDRLHQDYRAPAMPESAALVKTLRDAGVPAVISGAGPTVLAFTNASRVDSVVPEVGKGWHIHPLDVATRGARVMTGEHEVRA
- a CDS encoding response regulator transcription factor, whose protein sequence is MRVVIAEDSVLLREGLVRLLGDAGIETAATVGDGPGLLGIVEEHAPDLAIVDVRMPPSFTDEGLRAALAVRERRPGTPILVLSQYVEERYATDLIGGGAEGVGYLLKERVADVAEFIDAVRRIAAGGTVIDPEVIGQLLGRRRSDDPLESLTPREREVLGLMAQGRSNGAIAADLVVTEGAVEKHISNIFMKLHLQPAQGGHRRVMAVLAYLGRAAG